One stretch of Pseudovibrio brasiliensis DNA includes these proteins:
- a CDS encoding N-formylglutamate amidohydrolase: protein MSEVKIDQIESVGNDIVETINTGGAAPIVLVCEHASKFIPAYLDGLGLSEEAASSHAAWDPGALAVAELLSTRLNAPLVAQRVSRLVYDCNRPPEAPSAMPEKSEIFEVPGNVSLSDEQRLDRVNKYYRPFQAEVKQVIDAKQASGQLPVMITIHSFTPVYNGKKRAVEVGVLHDSDTRFADALLNALCPSDLYDIQRNEPYGPEDGVTHTLVSQAQSRGLLNVMIEVRNDLIAKRADQEQVAELLGEAILQVLPQFSAETAVSGQGATTKARAAD, encoded by the coding sequence TTGTCTGAAGTCAAAATTGACCAGATAGAATCTGTTGGCAACGACATTGTTGAAACGATCAATACAGGAGGAGCAGCTCCGATTGTGTTGGTCTGCGAACACGCATCCAAGTTTATTCCTGCATACCTTGATGGCCTTGGTCTAAGCGAAGAAGCTGCAAGCAGCCATGCAGCCTGGGATCCGGGAGCTCTGGCAGTCGCCGAACTCCTCTCCACCAGACTGAACGCACCCCTGGTCGCTCAACGAGTATCGCGCCTCGTTTATGATTGTAACCGCCCACCGGAGGCCCCAAGCGCCATGCCGGAAAAGAGCGAAATCTTTGAGGTGCCGGGCAATGTCTCTTTGAGTGATGAACAGCGTCTGGACCGGGTTAACAAGTATTACCGTCCCTTCCAAGCCGAAGTGAAACAGGTGATTGATGCCAAGCAGGCCTCCGGTCAGTTGCCGGTAATGATCACCATCCACTCGTTCACCCCGGTTTACAACGGCAAGAAACGCGCCGTGGAAGTGGGTGTTTTGCACGACAGCGACACACGTTTTGCTGATGCGCTTCTGAACGCACTGTGCCCGTCAGATCTCTACGACATACAAAGAAACGAACCGTATGGGCCAGAAGACGGGGTTACGCATACCCTTGTTTCTCAGGCACAATCCCGCGGCCTGCTAAACGTTATGATTGAGGTACGCAACGACCTTATCGCTAAACGAGCAGACCAGGAGCAAGTTGCAGAGTTGTTGGGAGAGGCAATTCTGCAAGTCCTGCCACAGTTTAGCGCTGAAACAGCTGTGAGCGGGCAGGGGGCAACAACAAAAGCAAGGGCAGCAGATTAA
- a CDS encoding LysR substrate-binding domain-containing protein, whose amino-acid sequence MNITLRQLKVFVSITQEGSITAAAEKLFLTKSAISMALAELERQLGRKMFDRANKQLILNEQGRRLLPLADELLDRAEAISQIFEGEDATNGNLRVGSSYTIGNHLLPTLLGDFRKNTGYLHQSLSLSNSTKTCRMLLDFELDLGFIEAKISDKRLKVEPWMTDEMVVICAPSQCPNADEPLALEALEGNNWVLREPGSGTREYFLTEVGSKLNDWTEAFELNSTTAIVNAVIAGLGLAVLSRRSVSAAVQDGRLSILPLQHKMTRQFSLVYNTEKYQSPVFKSFKEYAHNWALGRE is encoded by the coding sequence ATGAATATAACGCTTCGTCAGCTTAAAGTGTTTGTTTCTATTACTCAGGAAGGCTCGATTACCGCAGCTGCTGAAAAACTATTCCTGACTAAGTCTGCCATCTCCATGGCGCTTGCGGAGTTGGAGCGGCAGCTGGGACGCAAGATGTTCGACAGGGCCAACAAGCAGCTCATCTTAAACGAGCAAGGTCGCCGTTTGCTGCCTCTGGCTGATGAGCTTTTAGACAGGGCAGAAGCGATCTCTCAGATCTTTGAGGGCGAGGATGCAACTAACGGTAATTTGCGTGTTGGGTCCAGTTACACAATTGGCAATCATCTGCTGCCGACCTTGCTTGGTGATTTCCGCAAAAATACAGGTTATCTGCATCAATCCCTGAGCCTTTCCAACTCCACCAAAACTTGTCGGATGCTGTTGGATTTCGAGTTGGATCTTGGGTTCATCGAAGCAAAGATCAGCGATAAGCGATTGAAGGTGGAACCCTGGATGACTGATGAGATGGTGGTTATTTGCGCGCCCTCTCAATGCCCCAATGCTGATGAGCCGCTCGCCCTTGAAGCGCTGGAAGGCAACAATTGGGTGCTCCGGGAACCGGGATCAGGTACGCGTGAGTATTTTCTGACGGAAGTCGGGTCTAAGCTGAACGACTGGACTGAGGCGTTTGAGTTGAACAGTACAACGGCAATCGTGAATGCAGTGATTGCAGGGCTTGGACTGGCCGTCCTCTCCAGACGCTCCGTCAGTGCAGCTGTTCAGGATGGTCGCCTGTCGATCCTTCCCCTCCAACACAAGATGACCCGGCAGTTCTCTCTTGTTTACAACACTGAGAAGTATCAGAGCCCTGTCTTTAAATCCTTCAAAGAGTACGCTCACAACTGGGCGCTGGGACGGGAGTGA
- a CDS encoding DJ-1/PfpI family protein, whose product MSSKILLITGDFGEDYEVIVPFMLLKAIGYEVHVACPQKREGDTVASSIHDINKNYQTVTEWEGHRININVALDHLNPADYIALVLPGGRSCEYLRTYPIVREVTSHFIIENKPIASICRGVQILLATGLLKGKTMTGNFVCETEVQMAGNTYEKLNYEGVVVDGNIVYGVEWHGLWAWMKAFMDKLGVAIDLPPKDGRVKPIPGEGYTYKSLG is encoded by the coding sequence ATGAGCAGCAAGATCCTTCTGATTACTGGTGACTTTGGTGAGGACTACGAAGTCATTGTTCCCTTCATGCTGCTAAAAGCCATTGGTTATGAAGTACATGTTGCATGCCCCCAAAAGCGGGAGGGGGATACCGTTGCCTCCTCCATTCATGACATCAACAAAAACTACCAGACCGTGACAGAGTGGGAAGGGCACCGCATAAACATCAACGTAGCTCTCGACCATCTCAATCCTGCTGATTACATCGCGCTGGTTCTCCCCGGCGGTCGCTCCTGCGAGTACCTGCGCACTTACCCGATAGTGCGGGAGGTAACCTCTCATTTCATTATTGAAAACAAACCAATCGCTTCCATTTGCCGGGGCGTACAAATCCTATTGGCCACGGGCCTTTTGAAAGGCAAAACCATGACTGGCAACTTCGTCTGTGAGACGGAAGTCCAGATGGCAGGCAACACCTACGAGAAGCTCAACTATGAGGGCGTGGTGGTCGATGGCAACATTGTCTACGGCGTTGAATGGCACGGTCTTTGGGCCTGGATGAAAGCCTTTATGGATAAGCTTGGTGTCGCTATCGACTTGCCTCCCAAGGATGGTCGCGTAAAACCCATTCCAGGTGAAGGCTACACCTATAAAAGTCTCGGTTAG
- a CDS encoding MurR/RpiR family transcriptional regulator, which yields MRQVRDVRDPNEQTVAEKLRGHFNGLTRAERQLAVSLLANYPVSGLGSVAELAKSANVSGPTVVRMAQKIGFAGFSELQAALRSEVEETISNPISKQERWTRNAPDAHILNRFADAVIDNLKQTLQQIDPQDFDQAVRLLTDRERAVHIVGGRITRALSDYFFTHLQVIRDDVIAIASNSNTWPHYLLNMKEGDVVVVFDIRRYEHDILRFVDLARERGVVVIVFTDQWTSPAAVNAEYVFNARIEAPSAWDSTVVIMFILEAMIEAMTTSTWEITKERMNTLESLFDKTKMFSKSS from the coding sequence ATGAGGCAGGTGAGAGACGTGCGAGACCCAAATGAACAGACCGTCGCAGAAAAATTACGCGGACATTTTAATGGGTTAACTCGTGCGGAGCGCCAGTTGGCTGTCTCTCTGCTTGCAAATTATCCAGTCAGCGGGCTGGGCAGTGTTGCAGAGCTTGCAAAATCGGCAAATGTTTCAGGGCCAACCGTTGTGAGAATGGCGCAGAAGATTGGTTTTGCAGGATTTTCTGAGTTGCAGGCCGCTCTGCGATCGGAGGTGGAAGAGACCATTTCCAACCCGATCTCCAAACAGGAACGCTGGACCCGAAATGCACCTGATGCACATATTCTGAACAGGTTTGCAGACGCTGTCATTGATAATCTGAAACAAACCTTACAGCAAATAGACCCGCAGGACTTCGATCAGGCCGTGCGTTTGCTCACAGATCGTGAACGCGCTGTCCACATTGTTGGGGGCCGTATCACCCGCGCGCTTTCAGATTACTTCTTCACGCACTTGCAGGTGATCCGCGACGATGTGATCGCCATTGCCTCCAACTCCAACACGTGGCCGCATTACCTTTTGAATATGAAAGAGGGTGATGTGGTGGTTGTGTTTGATATCCGTCGATACGAGCACGACATTCTGCGGTTTGTCGATCTGGCTCGCGAACGGGGCGTTGTGGTGATTGTGTTTACCGATCAGTGGACGTCACCAGCGGCGGTTAATGCAGAGTACGTGTTCAATGCCCGCATTGAAGCGCCTTCCGCGTGGGATAGTACGGTGGTGATCATGTTCATTCTGGAAGCCATGATCGAAGCGATGACGACATCCACCTGGGAGATCACCAAGGAGCGTATGAACACGCTGGAGAGCCTGTTCGACAAAACTAAGATGTTCAGCAAGTCCAGTTAG
- a CDS encoding TRAP transporter substrate-binding protein, with translation MTNRRDFLKKAGLTTVAAAGASTLAAPAVHAAGRPIKWRLQTYAGAALAQHVIKPSIDAFNKAANGEMEIELYYADQLVPTGELFRAMQRGTIDAVQSDDDSIAAPVDVSVFGGYFPFASRYSLDVPALFNHWGLKEIWEEAYGEVEGVKWLSAGAWDPCHFATKDPIRSLADLKGKRVFTFPTAGKFLTRFGVVPVTLPWEDIEVAMQTGELDGIAWSGITEDYTVGWADVTNYFLTNNISGAWAGSYFANEERWNELPDHLKTLFNLCMDSSHYYRQHWYWAGEAKLRTQGEKLELTSIPDEEWATVEAEALKFWDEIAAKSERNARVVKILKEYNAAMAKAGRPYRYG, from the coding sequence ATGACGAATAGACGTGATTTTCTTAAGAAAGCCGGTTTGACAACCGTCGCAGCTGCTGGTGCATCTACCCTTGCAGCACCGGCTGTTCATGCTGCGGGCCGCCCAATCAAGTGGCGCCTTCAGACATACGCAGGTGCAGCGCTTGCACAGCACGTAATCAAGCCATCCATTGATGCCTTCAACAAGGCAGCAAATGGTGAGATGGAAATCGAGCTTTACTACGCTGACCAGCTGGTACCAACCGGTGAACTTTTCCGCGCCATGCAGCGCGGCACCATTGATGCTGTGCAGTCTGATGATGACTCCATTGCAGCACCAGTAGATGTATCTGTTTTCGGTGGCTATTTCCCATTCGCTTCCCGCTACAGCCTTGATGTTCCGGCCCTGTTCAACCACTGGGGCTTGAAAGAAATCTGGGAAGAAGCTTATGGCGAAGTAGAAGGCGTTAAGTGGCTTTCCGCTGGTGCCTGGGATCCTTGTCACTTTGCAACCAAAGACCCGATCCGCAGCCTTGCAGACCTCAAGGGCAAGCGCGTCTTCACCTTCCCAACTGCAGGTAAGTTCCTGACACGCTTCGGCGTTGTTCCGGTCACCCTACCATGGGAAGACATTGAAGTTGCAATGCAGACCGGCGAACTGGACGGTATTGCATGGTCAGGCATCACCGAGGACTACACCGTAGGCTGGGCTGATGTGACCAACTACTTCCTCACCAACAACATCTCCGGTGCGTGGGCTGGATCTTACTTCGCAAACGAAGAGCGTTGGAACGAACTGCCAGACCACCTGAAGACCCTCTTCAACCTGTGCATGGACAGCTCGCATTACTATCGCCAGCACTGGTACTGGGCAGGTGAAGCGAAGCTGCGTACGCAGGGTGAAAAGCTGGAGCTGACCTCTATTCCTGATGAAGAGTGGGCAACTGTGGAAGCAGAAGCTCTGAAGTTCTGGGACGAGATTGCAGCCAAGTCCGAGCGCAATGCGCGCGTTGTTAAGATCCTGAAGGAATACAACGCAGCAATGGCGAAGGCTGGTCGTCCTTACCGCTACGGTTAA
- a CDS encoding TDT family transporter — protein sequence MNTLRSKLAHVPAPLGGLALGIASLGWSLENAGNFGGALQLTGALISGVLLVLLLGKIILAHTAIFEDLKHPVVGSVLPTTAMALMIVSYAIAQYSFAVGQMLWLLGIVLHLTFLCAFTYHRLKNFNLQHMVPSWFVPPVGIIVAAVSFPGGVFEGFANALLWFGLVAYAIMLPMMLYRLIFHPEVPDAAKPTIAILAAPASLSLAGYLTLAPSPSPIMVAVLGGIAVAMTALIYLSFLRLFRLPFSPGFSAFTFPLVIGATALFKTVTWMESLGANASLVAQIRALAHIELYVAAAVVLYVSFKYLTFFAPALMPARVTEQQPN from the coding sequence ATGAATACTCTTCGCAGCAAACTGGCACACGTTCCGGCTCCGCTTGGTGGTCTCGCGCTTGGCATAGCAAGTCTTGGCTGGTCACTGGAAAATGCAGGCAACTTTGGAGGAGCCCTACAACTCACAGGCGCATTGATTTCCGGCGTTTTGCTGGTGCTGCTGCTTGGCAAGATCATCCTTGCTCATACTGCTATTTTTGAGGATCTGAAGCACCCAGTGGTTGGCAGTGTCCTGCCTACAACGGCCATGGCACTGATGATCGTTTCCTATGCCATCGCGCAGTATAGTTTCGCTGTCGGGCAAATGCTTTGGCTGCTGGGAATTGTACTCCACCTCACATTCCTGTGCGCCTTCACATATCATCGGCTGAAAAACTTCAACCTTCAGCACATGGTACCAAGCTGGTTTGTTCCGCCGGTCGGTATCATTGTTGCGGCGGTCTCTTTTCCGGGTGGCGTGTTTGAAGGTTTTGCCAATGCCTTGCTTTGGTTCGGTCTGGTTGCCTATGCCATCATGCTGCCGATGATGCTCTATCGGTTGATCTTCCATCCGGAAGTGCCGGATGCAGCAAAGCCAACCATTGCTATTTTGGCTGCACCAGCGAGTCTCTCATTGGCAGGCTACCTGACACTCGCCCCAAGCCCATCTCCGATCATGGTTGCGGTTTTAGGTGGTATTGCAGTTGCGATGACAGCATTGATCTATCTGTCCTTCCTGCGCTTGTTCCGTCTGCCATTCTCTCCGGGGTTTTCAGCCTTCACCTTCCCGCTGGTGATTGGCGCAACGGCTCTTTTCAAAACCGTAACGTGGATGGAAAGTCTTGGCGCGAATGCCAGCCTTGTGGCACAAATCAGAGCACTGGCACACATTGAGCTATATGTGGCCGCAGCAGTCGTTCTTTATGTGAGCTTCAAATACCTGACATTCTTCGCACCGGCCCTGATGCCAGCACGCGTTACCGAGCAGCAGCCCAACTAA
- a CDS encoding TRAP transporter small permease subunit, which yields MPRGIVVFVRWVDWINKYVGRFAMYLIFVMLGVLLYSSIAKTFFAPPLWTLETAQFTMAAYYLLGGAYSMQTQSHVRMDLFYGSWSPRRKAIMDVMTILLLIFYLIFLLYGGLSSLEYAIKYSEESYSAWAPPMAPIKAVMCFGIFLMLLQAIATFFKDLAAALGRPAP from the coding sequence ATGCCAAGGGGAATAGTTGTTTTCGTCAGATGGGTTGACTGGATCAACAAATATGTTGGCCGGTTTGCCATGTACCTCATCTTCGTGATGCTGGGAGTGCTTTTGTACTCCTCCATCGCCAAGACCTTTTTCGCACCACCACTCTGGACGCTGGAAACAGCGCAGTTCACCATGGCCGCCTACTACCTGCTGGGTGGCGCATATTCCATGCAGACGCAATCCCACGTGCGCATGGATCTGTTTTACGGAAGCTGGTCTCCACGACGTAAGGCCATTATGGATGTGATGACCATCCTGCTTCTGATTTTCTACCTCATCTTCCTCCTTTATGGCGGCCTTTCCTCATTGGAATACGCCATCAAATACAGCGAGGAAAGCTATTCGGCATGGGCGCCACCGATGGCCCCGATCAAAGCCGTAATGTGTTTTGGAATTTTCTTGATGCTGCTTCAGGCAATCGCGACGTTCTTTAAGGACTTGGCCGCAGCCCTTGGGAGACCTGCGCCATGA
- a CDS encoding TRAP transporter large permease, whose product MSYELIAILMFSSMMLMLLTGQRVFAAIGSVAVIAALLLWGDGGSEIAFSASMKLMKWYPLLTLPLFIFMGYMLSESGIAEDLYKMFHVWTGGLHGGLAIGTVGLMVMISAMNGLSVAGMAIGATIALPELLRRGYDKVMVTGVIQAGSSLGILVPPSVVLVLYGMIARQPVGKLWLAGAIPGLLLAGLFILYIVIRCRLQPELGPTLSEEERKEITWAEKIRLLQAGVIPLFIFFAMTGLFLMGVTSLVESSAVGATAATLAAWFKGRLSFRLLHITTEKTLQISCMFMWIILAALAFGAVFDGLGAVRAIENFFVGDLGLSPWEILLLMQLSYIVMGMFLDDTAMLVIVAPLYVPLVKLLGFDLVWYGVLYTITCQIAYMTPPFGYNLFLMRAMAPPEISLTDIYKSIIPFVAIMVFGLGLVTVFPQIALWLPNLYYAR is encoded by the coding sequence ATGAGTTATGAACTGATCGCCATTTTGATGTTCTCCAGCATGATGCTGATGCTCCTCACCGGGCAACGCGTTTTTGCTGCAATTGGTTCCGTTGCTGTTATCGCCGCTCTGCTTCTGTGGGGGGATGGTGGCTCCGAAATTGCCTTCTCCGCCAGTATGAAGCTGATGAAGTGGTACCCGCTCCTCACGCTGCCACTGTTCATTTTCATGGGCTATATGCTCTCTGAGTCAGGCATCGCGGAAGATCTTTATAAGATGTTCCATGTCTGGACAGGTGGCCTGCATGGTGGATTGGCCATCGGCACAGTCGGCCTCATGGTGATGATTTCCGCCATGAACGGTCTGTCTGTGGCCGGTATGGCCATCGGCGCAACCATCGCTCTGCCGGAACTGCTGCGTCGCGGCTATGACAAGGTGATGGTGACCGGTGTTATTCAGGCCGGTTCCTCACTGGGCATTCTCGTGCCGCCAAGTGTGGTTCTGGTTCTTTACGGCATGATTGCCCGCCAGCCAGTGGGCAAGCTCTGGCTCGCAGGTGCTATTCCGGGTCTGCTACTGGCAGGTCTGTTTATCCTGTACATCGTCATCCGCTGCCGCCTTCAGCCAGAACTGGGGCCAACCCTTTCTGAAGAAGAGCGCAAAGAGATCACATGGGCTGAAAAGATCCGCCTTCTGCAAGCCGGTGTGATCCCACTGTTCATCTTCTTTGCCATGACCGGCCTGTTCCTGATGGGCGTGACCAGCCTCGTGGAAAGCTCCGCAGTTGGCGCAACCGCTGCAACGCTTGCTGCATGGTTCAAAGGACGCCTGTCGTTCCGCCTGCTGCACATCACCACTGAAAAGACACTGCAGATCAGCTGTATGTTCATGTGGATCATTCTGGCCGCACTCGCCTTTGGCGCTGTGTTTGACGGTCTGGGTGCTGTGCGGGCGATTGAGAACTTCTTCGTGGGTGATCTGGGCCTCAGCCCATGGGAGATCCTTCTGCTGATGCAGCTCTCCTACATCGTGATGGGCATGTTCCTGGATGACACCGCCATGCTGGTGATCGTAGCACCGTTGTACGTCCCACTGGTTAAGCTGCTTGGGTTCGATCTGGTCTGGTACGGCGTGCTTTACACCATCACCTGTCAGATCGCCTACATGACACCGCCATTCGGCTACAACCTGTTCCTGATGCGCGCCATGGCACCGCCAGAAATCTCACTGACAGACATCTACAAGTCCATCATTCCATTCGTGGCAATCATGGTGTTTGGCTTGGGTCTGGTGACGGTCTTCCCGCAAATCGCGCTCTGGCTGCCGAACCTTTATTACGCACGCTGA
- a CDS encoding tyramine oxidase — protein sequence MTSKLLGGLVAASMLTSAAYAADLHPLDGLTGDELNAVRATLIEASIASDKTLYPLIELLEPHKQAVLSNATDGSLDRRATVHFQENDKFHQAVVNITKGTVESTSAMEGQPMIMLADFMSAMEIALGDERMVAGLAKRGLTPDDVFCLPLTAGNFFSDAEKGKRLMKVPCYVNPTSSNFYAKPVEGLVAVVELSERKVLDVLDEGAVPLPEDDWGYNEDEVAKRTALRAKTNPARLQQEGGPNFSIDGSEITWDIWKMRYRVDKRPGLVLSQVKANDGNNWRSVLYQASLSEVFVPYMDPSEGWYWRTYMDSGEYGFGLFLTPLRKNVDCPDYATFLPALIHDDMGQPLEIPDAICIFERDIGNPAWRHFEVFAQSETEFVPAEGRPETELVIRTASEVGNYDYLIDYRFKQDGTIYLKVGASGLDAVKGVASKTLTDPTAAEDTKYGSLIAPYLVAPFHDHYFNFRLDFDVDGPDNTMMVQEIVGGEPPVNIPRRSLWTVKNTPVKSEMEGRFRLSSMKPKAFMVMNGNVDGYLGHKPGYMIHHGSVSYAPFDFENDAPFVRNRYIEYSVWNTAYDPKERYAGGELAMGSDGSDGLAEWVKQDRDLMNKDVVTWFTAGFHHVPRMEDWPVMSTEWKTIHIQPMNFFPRNPALTIRLPDANS from the coding sequence ATGACTTCAAAACTGTTGGGGGGGCTTGTCGCCGCTTCGATGCTCACATCGGCGGCTTACGCTGCTGACCTACATCCACTGGATGGCTTGACGGGTGATGAGCTTAACGCGGTTCGCGCGACGCTGATTGAAGCGAGTATCGCAAGTGACAAAACTCTTTACCCGCTGATTGAGCTTCTTGAGCCGCACAAGCAGGCGGTGCTGAGCAATGCGACGGACGGGAGCCTTGATCGTAGAGCAACGGTGCATTTTCAGGAAAACGACAAGTTCCATCAGGCCGTGGTGAACATCACCAAGGGCACGGTTGAGAGCACTTCCGCGATGGAAGGCCAGCCGATGATCATGCTGGCGGACTTTATGTCGGCCATGGAGATCGCGCTGGGAGATGAGCGCATGGTCGCTGGTCTCGCCAAACGGGGACTGACACCAGACGACGTGTTCTGCCTTCCGCTGACAGCAGGCAACTTCTTCAGTGATGCCGAGAAGGGTAAGCGCCTGATGAAAGTGCCGTGTTACGTGAACCCAACCAGTTCCAACTTCTACGCTAAACCAGTTGAGGGGCTGGTGGCTGTGGTGGAGCTTTCCGAGCGCAAAGTGCTGGATGTGCTGGACGAAGGCGCTGTCCCTCTGCCAGAGGATGACTGGGGCTACAACGAAGATGAAGTCGCCAAACGTACAGCGCTGAGAGCAAAAACCAATCCGGCGCGTCTGCAGCAAGAAGGCGGTCCGAACTTCTCCATCGATGGCAGTGAAATCACCTGGGACATCTGGAAGATGCGTTACCGGGTCGATAAACGCCCCGGTCTCGTCCTGTCGCAAGTCAAAGCCAATGATGGCAACAACTGGCGCTCCGTGCTCTATCAGGCTTCCCTTTCTGAGGTGTTCGTGCCGTATATGGACCCATCAGAAGGCTGGTATTGGCGCACTTACATGGACAGTGGTGAATACGGCTTCGGCTTGTTCCTGACACCATTGCGCAAGAACGTAGATTGCCCGGATTACGCGACTTTCCTTCCCGCCCTCATCCATGATGATATGGGTCAGCCACTGGAGATCCCTGACGCAATCTGCATCTTTGAGCGGGACATTGGGAACCCGGCATGGCGCCACTTTGAGGTGTTTGCTCAATCAGAAACCGAGTTCGTTCCTGCGGAAGGTCGTCCAGAGACAGAGCTGGTCATCCGTACAGCCTCTGAAGTGGGCAACTACGACTACCTGATCGACTATCGCTTTAAACAGGATGGCACTATCTACCTGAAAGTAGGTGCATCTGGTCTTGACGCGGTGAAAGGCGTTGCCTCCAAAACTCTAACAGATCCAACTGCTGCAGAAGATACAAAATATGGGTCGTTGATTGCGCCATATCTCGTGGCCCCATTCCACGATCACTACTTCAACTTCCGTCTTGATTTTGATGTCGATGGGCCAGATAACACAATGATGGTTCAGGAGATTGTTGGTGGTGAGCCTCCAGTCAACATCCCACGCCGTTCACTTTGGACGGTAAAGAACACGCCAGTGAAAAGCGAGATGGAAGGTCGCTTCCGCCTCAGCTCCATGAAGCCGAAAGCCTTTATGGTGATGAACGGAAACGTGGATGGATATCTTGGTCACAAGCCAGGTTACATGATCCACCACGGCAGTGTGTCTTACGCACCGTTTGACTTTGAAAACGATGCGCCATTCGTGCGGAACCGCTACATTGAGTACAGCGTATGGAACACGGCTTACGATCCCAAAGAGCGCTACGCTGGTGGTGAGTTGGCTATGGGTTCAGACGGCTCTGATGGTCTGGCCGAATGGGTGAAACAGGACCGTGACTTGATGAACAAGGACGTGGTCACCTGGTTCACAGCTGGCTTCCATCATGTGCCGCGTATGGAAGACTGGCCGGTCATGTCTACAGAGTGGAAGACCATCCATATCCAGCCGATGAACTTCTTCCCACGCAACCCGGCTCTTACTATCCGGTTGCCAGACGCAAACAGCTAA
- a CDS encoding helix-turn-helix domain-containing protein, which yields MCIQIPSDQSCRFELDEWNTRLTEICGHFVTNTETGSVTGNASLLHLGDVDCARVTHNAREITRGPSDISKDGEAYYFLILQLRGEAELEQNGQTALLSCPGDMTLIDSVKSSAFRANRELGSDQISIHIPRHLLHKQFNSTYACGRKISASSGAGQLINAHLNMLLSAQPGSQKQHLLSGAFHDVVSATFLEEDTCTLQEGYGKLQLLLSLIHDNALEENFNIDELSKLSSMSRSSIYRLFREHGLSCNEQIAKVRVGRFKRELSRRLHSRQDFRISQLAFEFGFRDLSTFNRAFRAQVGMSPRNFAEQIRQKEPALKRYA from the coding sequence GTGTGTATTCAGATACCTTCAGATCAATCCTGTCGATTTGAGCTGGATGAATGGAACACACGGCTGACCGAAATCTGCGGCCACTTTGTGACTAACACAGAGACCGGCAGCGTAACCGGAAATGCCTCGCTGCTGCATTTGGGGGACGTAGACTGCGCCCGTGTCACACACAATGCCAGAGAGATTACACGCGGCCCTTCCGATATCAGCAAGGATGGAGAGGCCTATTACTTCCTGATCCTTCAATTACGTGGTGAAGCTGAGTTGGAGCAAAACGGCCAAACGGCCCTGCTCTCTTGCCCCGGTGATATGACGCTGATTGATTCAGTAAAGTCCTCTGCCTTTCGCGCCAATCGGGAGCTTGGGTCGGATCAAATCTCCATCCACATCCCCCGCCATCTGCTGCATAAACAGTTCAACTCCACCTACGCCTGCGGTCGAAAGATCTCCGCCTCTTCAGGCGCAGGTCAACTGATCAATGCGCACCTGAACATGCTGTTGTCTGCTCAACCTGGAAGCCAGAAACAGCACTTGTTGTCAGGGGCTTTCCATGATGTGGTGAGTGCAACGTTTCTGGAAGAAGACACGTGCACCTTGCAGGAAGGCTATGGCAAGCTGCAGCTTCTCCTCTCGCTTATTCACGACAACGCATTGGAAGAGAATTTCAACATTGATGAACTCTCCAAGCTTTCCAGCATGTCACGCAGCAGCATTTACCGGCTTTTCCGAGAACATGGCCTGAGCTGCAATGAGCAGATCGCCAAGGTGCGTGTCGGGCGGTTTAAGCGGGAGCTGTCCCGCCGTTTGCATTCCAGACAAGACTTCAGAATTTCACAGCTCGCCTTCGAGTTTGGCTTCCGTGATCTGTCGACCTTCAACCGCGCTTTCCGTGCACAAGTTGGTATGTCTCCGCGCAATTTTGCTGAGCAGATCCGGCAAAAGGAACCAGCTCTGAAACGATATGCCTAG